The following is a genomic window from Phaseolus vulgaris cultivar G19833 chromosome 6, P. vulgaris v2.0, whole genome shotgun sequence.
CTACCATACCTTTCGTTTTCCTCCTGAGTCCTACAGTATTTCGGGATGTTAACGTATAGTTTCCGGTTTCCAACGATTATTTGGTCTAGCTCACTTTCCAACCATCTCACATTTCTAACGTAAAAAAATCTCACAAAGCTGAACCTTCTCCCCCATTTATTCAACCTTCGAGAGACAAACACTTCTTTCACTCTGGcccatctttgaaaaactttgAGCATATCTGTTTCCGTATAACCATATGGAAAATTGGAGAAGAAGAACGTTGTGTAATCCTGTGATGAACCATGGTCTCCATGCCACTTTCTAGTGTTTACGCTCCCTCTCATGCTAGAAAAATCTCCCtttacttttacttttactttGAGAGTAGAGTAAGGATGAGTTCCACTATGTTGCATTGTGATAATAAGTGATGTAAGATAAGGGAATGATGttaagaagacataaaataaatatttatattcttgAGTTTATAAAGTTGAGTTGTTTAGAAATTGAAGCTTTTAAGTCTATGCACTTCTTTGATTAATCTTTTTATTtgtctaaatttttatttagttcTCTTTCTGTGTCTCTGAAAATGATGAGTTCGTGCAAAATCAAAGGTATCCATGGTGGAGTTTCGAAGTTTTCAAGGTGTTCAAAACTTTTGCTTGTGTGTGAATGAATGGagaattaaagttatttttgtaAGCATAAAGATAAATCAAAGAGAAAAGAGGTTAACCTTTATATCAAAGTGgcatgctttttttttttttatatatattgaatCTTTAATTCAATATCTATGTGCATGTTTTTTTGAAGGAACAAATTATGTAAATTCTCCTCTCTTTTTCCTTGCTTTTACAGACCTCTTTAATTCTCCTTCAAAGTGTGattctttttattaaatctatttttttttctaaattttcaaaTGCTCTTCATTAATACCTTATTTATTACTTgttgaattgtttatgaataaaaaataagactCATTTATTATATCAAATACTCCATAGTTTTTTTAAGCTGACTCaactttgaaaataatttattctttttttaaattttagtaatatatttattgtttcttCTATTATGCTAGCTCTTACAAGATTTTTTTagataatttacatatatatttcttatattagatgaaaaaaaaaaagtaaaatactgtacaattttttattagaataaaaaacttatttttatgtaaatatagtataaaaaaacatacaaaacaTGTCTAAGTAATAACATTATTCAAATAATATGTTcagataatataaatttatgagATAACTTATATTGCATCTCTCTcactaatataatttatttgtttatagacatatcttatttaatttttatattaacaaaaaataaaataaaataaaataaatatttaggaGATGTTTcaatctatttaaaaaaaaaagctagTGACTTTCAATTTTAAGATATTCTCGTATTTAGTATATTATAAATGGACTAATTAatgatctttttttttattcctgcGTATGAACTACCCAAAATTTTAAAAGCAAGtatttattactttattaaataagcacatagaaatacaattattttatttctttcaattaatGCATCTTTTTTAATGATTCAGACTTTATTAAATAAcctcaaaaaaatattattattttgttttgtttcataGCGGTGGACGCATCCTGTTATATTATTGCATTTCCCTTTGTTATCTCTCTTGCATCTATCTATACGGAGATTACAAATTTAAGACAAACAATATGTATAAAAAAGGGAAATGCAATATGTTTTACAGtttgattttaataaaattctgataataaaaaatatatatttattgttaaaaatatttttattaatagctaaatgaaatattaattaaaatataaatattataaaattttgattaaataGTCCGTACAAttagtattaaaatattttatttttagtataaaaaaaagataagtgACTTAGTACAATAACTTTAATTTCGTTAATAAGAATTAAACTAACTCCTTTAACAATTGtggtaatataatatatatttaacttttactAATTGTCACGTGTATTTGTTATGAAAAACAAATAGTAATGTTAAT
Proteins encoded in this region:
- the LOC137833384 gene encoding uncharacterized protein, with the translated sequence MQHSGTHPYSTLKVKVKVKGDFSSMRGSVNTRKWHGDHGSSQDYTTFFFSNFPYGYTETDMLKVFQRWARVKEVFVSRRLNKWGRRFSFVRFFYVRNVRWLESELDQIIVGNRKLYVNIPKYCRTQEENERYGRRVLRNIDVGRHREEGKEQQKKNGTNREKNGKQAWGENGKQVWVEKQGSRSFVEVVTRASQASWKEPSVKCL